In Bernardetia sp., the sequence GTAGTTATTTTTACAGATATTTGTGGTGTAGAATCATTTTAAAATCAAAACCTTATGGCAAGAGATAAAAAAAAGAAAAAACGAATTGATGTTAGTGGAAGTGGTGGAATGGTATTTTCTACCAATCCAGATTTTGAGTTTCCACAAGAAGAAGAAATGGAAACACTTCCCAACGAAGAACAAAAATTAAAAGTTAGCCTAGATAGGAAAAAACGCAAAGGCAAAACTGTCGTTCTGATAGAAAATTTTGAAGGAAAGGAAGAAGATTT encodes:
- a CDS encoding translation initiation factor codes for the protein MARDKKKKKRIDVSGSGGMVFSTNPDFEFPQEEEMETLPNEEQKLKVSLDRKKRKGKTVVLIENFEGKEEDLKELAKQIKNHCGVGGSAKDGEIIIQGELLDKVKSFLKEKGFKI